A single region of the Pseudomonas sp. GGS8 genome encodes:
- a CDS encoding LLM class flavin-dependent oxidoreductase — protein sequence MPALRIHWCSPLDSGQQKASEKYNTGALDFAGIVDFAQEADELGIDSLLMGISYHMPDPLPMIGALVRETSRVKFILAYRPGLLPPTLFTQIVNTVSWMSDKRIALNLVAGISPDEQAFYGDFVAHDGRYERTSEFLEILHRFWKGETPLTHHGAHYRIEQAQLGLPFKDNERPHIYLSGASEIAQQIAVKHSDCWLRYGDTPQGIAEASRAVLEAGCSVGIRMHVLARETRAQALSAVESMMENPDEQHREWVRQFVGRCDSEAVKTSFRLADKAEHDWLSPMLWSGAVAYRGGPALCVVGSYQEVAEYLLEYKKVGVSEFIFSGWPTRDEMRGFCRHVLPRLRKLEAELESQHA from the coding sequence ATGCCCGCGTTGCGTATCCACTGGTGCTCACCGCTCGACAGCGGTCAACAAAAGGCTTCCGAGAAATACAACACTGGTGCCCTGGACTTTGCCGGTATTGTCGACTTCGCTCAGGAAGCCGATGAGTTGGGGATCGACTCGTTGCTGATGGGTATCAGCTACCACATGCCTGACCCGCTGCCAATGATCGGCGCCCTGGTCCGAGAGACCAGCCGAGTCAAATTCATCCTGGCGTATCGCCCCGGCCTGCTGCCGCCGACGCTGTTCACGCAGATCGTCAATACCGTGTCGTGGATGTCCGACAAGCGTATTGCATTGAACCTGGTCGCCGGTATTTCCCCCGATGAACAAGCCTTTTATGGCGACTTCGTGGCCCACGACGGACGTTATGAACGCACCAGCGAATTCCTCGAGATCTTGCATCGTTTCTGGAAAGGCGAAACGCCCCTGACCCATCACGGCGCTCATTACCGTATCGAGCAAGCGCAATTGGGACTGCCTTTCAAGGACAACGAACGTCCACACATCTATCTGAGCGGCGCTTCGGAAATCGCCCAGCAGATCGCCGTGAAACACAGCGATTGCTGGTTACGCTACGGCGACACGCCGCAGGGTATCGCCGAGGCCAGCCGGGCAGTGCTCGAGGCGGGTTGTTCGGTGGGGATTCGCATGCATGTGCTGGCTCGGGAAACCCGTGCGCAAGCCCTGTCGGCCGTTGAAAGCATGATGGAAAACCCGGATGAGCAGCATCGCGAATGGGTACGTCAGTTCGTCGGGCGTTGCGACTCCGAGGCCGTCAAGACTTCGTTCCGTCTGGCCGACAAGGCTGAGCATGACTGGCTGTCGCCAATGCTCTGGTCCGGAGCCGTGGCCTACCGTGGCGGCCCGGCGCTGTGCGTGGTCGGCAGCTATCAGGAAGTGGCTGAATATCTGCTGGAATACAAGAAAGTAGGGGTCAGCGAGTTCATCTTTTCCGGCTGGCCGACCCGTGACGAAATGCGCGGTTTCTGTCGCCATGTGTTGCCACGCCTGCGCAAGCTCGAGGCCGAACTGGAAAGCCAGCATGCATGA
- a CDS encoding asparagine synthetase A: MEEIQRNFDDFNHPDVEAIAIIRGRVLQALQQYLLERDFKQLMPILMSPITDPLNHAVYPAELQYETRRLKLTASMIFHKQLALTARGHDKIFIVAPNIRLEKAEIKDSENHLLEFSQFDFEIRGGNMHQVMALIEGLIKHTFAEVRQHCSAQLAHLNRQLPHYETHFPMYSSDELRAEYGDDFEKIMSAKAHTPFFVTNYRREFYDRETPGKRGQYNNYDLIYPDSYGEALSGAEREFEYEQIIYRMEELSMDLAPFANYLQVAKRGLLHPSAGGGLGIERLLKFICGKRRIRDVALFDRTVGTSFLF, encoded by the coding sequence ATGGAAGAAATTCAGCGTAATTTCGACGATTTTAATCACCCGGACGTTGAAGCGATCGCGATTATCCGCGGTCGCGTGCTGCAGGCATTGCAACAATATTTGCTGGAGCGCGACTTCAAGCAGCTGATGCCCATTCTCATGTCGCCCATCACTGACCCCTTGAACCATGCGGTCTACCCCGCTGAACTCCAGTATGAAACGCGGCGCCTGAAACTGACCGCCAGCATGATCTTCCATAAACAGCTGGCATTGACTGCCCGAGGTCATGACAAGATCTTTATCGTGGCGCCGAACATTCGTCTGGAAAAAGCCGAGATCAAGGATTCGGAAAACCACTTGCTGGAATTCTCCCAGTTCGACTTCGAAATACGTGGCGGCAACATGCACCAGGTCATGGCGCTGATCGAAGGCTTGATCAAGCACACCTTCGCCGAGGTCAGGCAACACTGCTCGGCCCAGCTGGCCCACCTCAATCGCCAGCTGCCGCACTACGAGACGCACTTTCCGATGTACAGCTCGGACGAGTTGCGCGCCGAGTATGGCGACGACTTCGAGAAGATCATGTCGGCCAAGGCCCACACGCCGTTCTTCGTCACCAACTACCGCCGGGAATTCTATGATCGCGAAACACCCGGCAAGCGCGGCCAGTACAACAACTACGACCTGATCTATCCCGACAGCTATGGCGAAGCCCTGTCGGGTGCCGAACGAGAGTTCGAGTACGAACAGATCATCTACCGCATGGAAGAGTTGTCGATGGACCTTGCGCCCTTCGCCAATTATCTCCAAGTCGCCAAGCGCGGCCTGCTTCATCCGAGCGCCGGCGGCGGGCTGGGGATCGAGCGACTGCTGAAGTTTATCTGCGGCAAACGTCGCATCCGCGATGTTGCGCTGTTCGACCGCACCGTCGGTACCAGCTTCCTGTTCTGA
- a CDS encoding MFS transporter has translation MTAHIDPQPGRFSRSDYKTLGLAALGGALEIYDFIIFVFFALTLSQLFFPPEMPEWLRLLQSFGIFVTGYLARPLGGILMAHFADRVGRKRVFSLSILMMALPCLLIGIMPTYEQIGYWAPLTLLLLRVLQGAAVGGEVPSAWVFVAEHAPVGHRGYALGVLQAGLTFGYLLGALTATLLARLYSPAEILDFAWRLPFLLGGVFGVIGVWLRRWLSETPVFMALQARRKLDAELPLRTVLRDHRKSILPAMLLTCVLTSAVVVLVVITPTVMQKSFGMSASHTFALSSLGIVFLNIGCVLAGLLVDRIGAWRAVLVYSLLLPVGTAVLYASLISGGYLISVAYALAGLTCGVVGAVPSVMVGLFPTRIRVSGISFTYNIAYALWASTTPLLLIGLMPWSPWVCVGYCVVMGAVGALMALFFGFRSSSVADVSVVPGA, from the coding sequence ATGACGGCCCACATTGATCCACAACCCGGTCGCTTTTCCCGGTCTGACTACAAGACCCTGGGCCTGGCGGCGCTGGGTGGTGCGCTGGAAATCTACGACTTCATCATCTTTGTGTTCTTCGCCCTGACCCTCAGCCAGTTGTTCTTTCCGCCAGAGATGCCTGAGTGGCTGCGCTTGCTGCAAAGTTTCGGAATTTTCGTCACCGGCTATCTGGCACGTCCGCTGGGCGGCATCCTGATGGCGCATTTCGCAGACCGGGTGGGGCGCAAGCGGGTGTTCAGCCTGAGCATCCTGATGATGGCTTTGCCCTGCCTGTTGATCGGAATCATGCCGACCTACGAACAGATCGGTTACTGGGCACCCTTGACGCTGCTGCTGTTGCGGGTGCTGCAAGGTGCCGCGGTGGGCGGCGAAGTGCCTAGCGCCTGGGTGTTCGTGGCCGAGCATGCCCCGGTCGGGCATCGTGGCTATGCCCTGGGTGTGCTGCAGGCCGGATTAACGTTTGGCTATCTGCTGGGGGCACTGACCGCAACCCTCCTGGCGCGGCTCTATAGCCCCGCCGAGATCCTCGACTTCGCCTGGCGCCTCCCCTTCCTGCTGGGTGGTGTATTCGGGGTGATCGGGGTCTGGCTGCGGCGCTGGCTGAGTGAAACCCCGGTGTTCATGGCCTTGCAGGCGCGACGTAAATTGGATGCGGAGTTGCCATTACGGACAGTATTGCGCGATCACCGCAAATCCATCCTGCCGGCGATGCTTTTGACCTGTGTGCTGACATCGGCGGTGGTGGTGCTGGTGGTGATCACCCCGACTGTCATGCAGAAAAGCTTCGGCATGAGTGCCAGCCATACGTTCGCGCTGAGCAGCCTGGGCATTGTGTTCCTGAATATCGGCTGTGTACTGGCTGGATTACTGGTGGACCGGATCGGCGCCTGGCGCGCGGTACTGGTTTATAGCCTGCTGCTGCCGGTGGGGACCGCGGTGCTTTACGCCAGCCTGATCAGTGGTGGCTACTTGATCAGCGTGGCCTATGCGCTGGCCGGCCTGACCTGCGGCGTAGTGGGTGCGGTGCCCTCGGTAATGGTGGGGTTGTTTCCGACCCGGATCCGGGTGTCCGGTATCTCCTTTACCTACAATATTGCCTACGCACTCTGGGCCAGTACCACGCCGCTTCTGCTGATCGGACTGATGCCGTGGAGCCCTTGGGTCTGCGTAGGCTATTGCGTGGTCATGGGGGCCGTCGGGGCACTCATGGCGTTGTTCTTCGGCTTTCGCTCCTCGTCGGTGGCTGACGTTTCGGTGGTTCCAGGCGCCTGA
- a CDS encoding amidase yields MSCVNDLHDLSAVQLLVLFASKELSPLEYYDHLLAHIEHWEPHLNALYAFDPQRVREQAAAASERWSRGQPRGLLDGLPVTLKELIATQGDCIPLGCAATELIPATADAPPAARMREAGAIVLGKTTVPDYGMLSSGLSSFHGVTRNPWNLANNPGGSSAGAAAAAAAGYGPLHVGTDIGGSVRLPAAWCALVGFKPTLGRIPIDPYYTGRCAGPMTRSMDDCALMMRYLSRPDARDATSLLPEQGDWALEQLSIQGLKIGLMLDPGCGIQPDEQVCSAVREAARLFESQGAQVRQIKPLMDRAVLQGLDQFWQARQWSQLQALSPERFDQVLPYIRDWAAAAENLSAVQAVEGFNQTFEIRRRAAEVFHDVDLVLSPTNQVSAFAAEWASPTNDPRLPFEHIVFTVPWNMGEQPALSINCGFTDQGMPIGLQMIAPRFADQWLLRLGKAYENWRGTIRHWPSPPSRQSIL; encoded by the coding sequence ATGAGCTGCGTCAACGATTTGCATGATCTATCGGCGGTGCAACTGTTGGTGTTGTTCGCCAGCAAGGAGCTGTCACCGCTGGAGTACTACGACCATTTGCTGGCCCACATCGAGCACTGGGAACCCCATCTTAATGCCTTGTACGCCTTTGACCCGCAACGGGTCCGGGAACAGGCGGCCGCCGCCAGCGAGCGCTGGAGCCGGGGCCAACCCCGTGGTCTGCTCGATGGTTTACCCGTGACGCTCAAGGAGTTGATAGCGACGCAAGGCGACTGCATTCCCCTGGGCTGCGCCGCGACCGAGTTGATCCCGGCCACAGCCGACGCACCACCGGCGGCGCGGATGCGTGAGGCCGGAGCGATAGTCCTGGGCAAGACAACGGTTCCGGACTACGGGATGTTGTCGTCGGGGCTGTCGAGTTTCCACGGCGTGACACGCAATCCCTGGAACCTGGCGAACAATCCCGGTGGTTCCAGTGCCGGCGCGGCGGCGGCAGCAGCGGCCGGCTATGGGCCGCTGCATGTCGGCACCGACATCGGCGGGTCGGTCCGTTTGCCCGCAGCCTGGTGCGCCCTGGTGGGGTTCAAGCCGACACTCGGGCGCATCCCCATCGACCCGTATTACACCGGCCGTTGTGCCGGCCCCATGACCCGCAGCATGGATGACTGTGCACTGATGATGCGCTACCTGTCCCGCCCCGATGCGCGGGATGCCACCAGCCTGCTACCGGAACAAGGCGATTGGGCCCTGGAACAGTTGTCGATCCAAGGGCTGAAAATCGGTCTGATGCTCGATCCCGGCTGTGGCATTCAACCAGACGAACAGGTGTGCTCGGCGGTTCGGGAAGCGGCTCGCCTATTCGAAAGCCAGGGCGCCCAGGTACGTCAGATCAAGCCACTGATGGACCGAGCCGTGCTCCAGGGCCTGGATCAATTCTGGCAGGCGCGACAGTGGAGTCAGTTGCAGGCCCTGAGCCCCGAGCGGTTCGATCAGGTCTTGCCCTACATTCGCGACTGGGCGGCAGCGGCCGAGAACCTGAGCGCCGTGCAGGCGGTTGAGGGGTTCAACCAGACGTTCGAAATCCGGCGCCGGGCAGCCGAGGTCTTTCATGATGTCGACCTGGTGTTGTCGCCGACCAACCAGGTCAGTGCCTTTGCGGCTGAATGGGCCTCGCCCACCAATGACCCGCGCCTGCCGTTCGAGCACATCGTCTTCACTGTGCCGTGGAACATGGGCGAGCAGCCAGCCCTGTCAATCAACTGCGGCTTTACCGACCAAGGCATGCCAATCGGCCTGCAGATGATCGCTCCGCGCTTCGCAGACCAGTGGTTGCTTCGGCTCGGCAAGGCCTATGAAAACTGGCGCGGCACGATTCGGCACTGGCCCAGCCCGCCGTCTCGCCAAAGCATTTTATAG
- a CDS encoding OprD family outer membrane porin, with amino-acid sequence MDFRVLLMAGIAVGSPLIVTADETPTTQAQAPGFVDGSHLGLNLRHYYANQHTRHSTYLGIKKEDGLERTRIRETWVQTAMLNYSSGYTQGAVGFGLDASLFSAINLERGHGRVANGGDRVLVDSDGDALPTWSRLGVGDLRLRFSSTEIKAGRLLTDNPILRYKDNRALPSSFQGVGLFSNELDWLSLQAGSFERAIPRTGTGSEKLTTTFGNRAYSGSRISYLGGMAKTPYGLDVSLYASRFEDMWQQTYLGLTQLIGDRREIALKTALNYYHTEDQGEQRLGYIDNDAFSLAFTASHRAHSLTLAWQQVFGDEYFDYVWESTGNYMANSLYSDYNGPNEKSWQLRYDLDLASLGVPGLTTSLWHAKGWDIDGTHYSGDRNGRNTGYNVRGLDNAKHDENGLMVAYVVQSGTLKNAVFRTIVYNHRATGGQIDGSYDEVRLVANLPMWIF; translated from the coding sequence ATGGATTTTCGTGTACTTCTGATGGCCGGTATTGCCGTCGGCAGCCCTTTGATTGTGACTGCGGATGAAACGCCGACCACTCAAGCCCAGGCCCCGGGTTTTGTCGACGGCAGCCATTTGGGGCTGAACTTGCGCCATTACTATGCCAACCAACACACCCGACATTCTACCTACCTGGGGATCAAGAAAGAAGATGGCCTGGAGCGGACCCGCATCCGTGAAACCTGGGTGCAAACCGCGATGCTCAACTACAGCTCCGGATATACCCAAGGGGCGGTCGGCTTCGGGCTGGACGCTTCATTGTTCAGCGCCATCAACCTGGAGCGTGGACATGGGCGTGTCGCCAATGGTGGCGATCGGGTGCTGGTGGACAGCGATGGCGATGCGCTACCGACCTGGAGCCGTTTGGGTGTCGGTGATCTGCGGCTGCGTTTTTCCAGCACAGAAATCAAGGCCGGTCGCTTGCTCACCGACAACCCGATTCTGCGTTACAAGGACAATCGCGCCCTGCCCTCGAGCTTTCAGGGCGTAGGCCTGTTCAGCAACGAACTCGATTGGCTGTCATTGCAGGCCGGCAGCTTCGAACGGGCGATTCCACGTACCGGTACCGGCAGCGAAAAACTCACCACCACCTTCGGTAACCGGGCGTATTCGGGGTCGCGTATTTCCTACCTCGGAGGAATGGCCAAAACCCCTTACGGTCTGGACGTCAGCCTCTACGCCTCACGCTTCGAGGACATGTGGCAGCAGACCTATCTGGGATTGACCCAGTTGATCGGGGATCGACGCGAGATTGCGCTCAAGACTGCACTGAATTACTACCACACCGAGGATCAGGGCGAGCAGCGCCTGGGCTACATCGACAATGACGCCTTCAGCCTGGCGTTCACCGCATCGCACCGGGCCCACAGCCTGACTCTGGCCTGGCAGCAGGTGTTTGGCGACGAGTATTTTGATTACGTCTGGGAGTCCACGGGCAATTACATGGCCAACTCGTTGTACTCGGACTACAACGGCCCGAACGAGAAGTCCTGGCAACTGCGCTACGACCTGGATCTGGCGTCTTTAGGGGTACCGGGCCTGACGACCAGTCTGTGGCACGCAAAGGGTTGGGACATCGATGGCACCCATTACAGCGGCGACCGTAACGGGCGCAATACCGGTTACAACGTGCGGGGGCTGGACAATGCCAAACACGATGAAAACGGTTTAATGGTGGCGTACGTGGTGCAATCCGGCACACTGAAAAACGCGGTGTTTCGCACCATCGTCTACAACCATCGGGCCACGGGCGGGCAGATCGACGGAAGCTACGACGAGGTCCGCCTGGTGGCGAATCTGCCGATGTGGATTTTTTGA
- a CDS encoding MFS transporter, translated as MAISNAQSAATSTPAPSQSSPLVMRILGAVALAHLINDLIQAVLPSIYPMLKANYGLTFTQVGLITLTFQLTASLLQPWVGYHTDRHPKPWLLPAGTVCTLIGILMMSVVGSFPMILLAAGLIGIGSSTFHPEASRVARLASGGRFGLAQSTFQVGGNAGSAFGPLLAAAIIIPYGQGNVAWFGVFALFALFVLYRISRWYANHLNLFKLKQGQAATHGLSKGRVISALVVLGLLVFSKYFYMASLTSYFTFYLIEKFDLSVASSQLHLFLFLGAVAAGTFFGGPIGDRIGRKAVIWFSILGVAPFTLLLPHVDLFWTSVLSVVIGFILASAFSAIVVYAQELVPGNVGMIAGVFFGLMFGFGGIGAALLGHLADIRGIEYVYFLCSFLPLFGVLAIFLPRTKKV; from the coding sequence ATGGCCATCAGCAACGCTCAGTCCGCCGCGACATCGACGCCCGCTCCTTCACAAAGCAGTCCGCTGGTCATGCGCATCCTCGGCGCGGTGGCGCTGGCGCACTTGATCAACGACCTGATTCAGGCGGTGCTGCCGTCGATCTATCCGATGCTCAAGGCCAACTATGGCCTGACCTTCACCCAAGTCGGCCTGATTACCCTGACCTTTCAATTGACGGCCTCGTTGTTGCAGCCGTGGGTGGGTTACCACACGGATCGCCATCCCAAGCCCTGGCTGTTGCCGGCCGGCACTGTCTGCACATTGATCGGCATTCTGATGATGTCGGTGGTCGGCAGTTTTCCGATGATTCTGCTGGCGGCGGGGTTGATCGGTATCGGCTCGTCGACCTTTCACCCGGAAGCTTCTCGCGTCGCACGACTGGCCTCGGGTGGGCGCTTCGGGTTGGCACAGTCGACGTTTCAGGTCGGTGGTAATGCGGGCTCGGCCTTCGGGCCGTTGCTGGCGGCGGCAATCATCATTCCGTACGGTCAGGGCAATGTGGCCTGGTTCGGCGTGTTCGCACTGTTTGCGTTGTTCGTGCTGTACCGGATCAGCCGCTGGTACGCCAATCACTTGAACCTGTTCAAACTCAAACAAGGTCAGGCAGCGACGCATGGCTTATCAAAAGGCCGGGTGATCAGTGCATTGGTGGTACTGGGGTTGCTGGTGTTCTCCAAGTATTTCTACATGGCCAGTCTCACCAGTTACTTCACGTTCTACCTGATCGAGAAATTTGACCTGTCGGTGGCCAGCTCTCAGCTGCATCTGTTCCTGTTTCTCGGTGCGGTAGCGGCGGGGACCTTCTTCGGCGGGCCGATCGGCGACAGGATCGGGCGCAAGGCGGTGATCTGGTTCTCGATCCTCGGCGTGGCGCCGTTCACGCTGCTGCTGCCCCATGTGGACCTGTTCTGGACCAGTGTGTTGAGCGTGGTGATCGGTTTCATTCTGGCCTCGGCGTTCTCCGCCATCGTGGTGTATGCGCAAGAACTGGTGCCGGGAAATGTCGGGATGATTGCCGGGGTGTTCTTCGGCCTGATGTTCGGTTTCGGCGGAATTGGCGCGGCGTTGCTCGGGCATTTGGCGGATATTCGCGGCATCGAGTATGTGTACTTCCTGTGTTCGTTCTTACCGCTGTTTGGGGTGTTGGCGATCTTTCTGCCAAGAACCAAAAAAGTCTGA
- a CDS encoding methyl-accepting chemotaxis protein: protein MQAFLSPGIGLLGRFGFARKFQLLFLLFILPLAGSLWMIGQDYRDKLNLISGERAGVRQLIALDALDNLLAAQRDRAARWRATETNRQPTPATIAAMAAFDTVQPAVAQATTDLGNALKTEGAEGETLARYQALQSALSGLDSKSLSSVGWWPDGYDRFTNALSALQALREQIAMDNRLTLASWLETYLLTQISTQHAPDLIERVGRLAAVGQASVVSGQFTLQSRLQLRDLRSRIGDAREQLVKTGSLLEARLPSALETWAGQYHDSLKQLDAVLKVLDDGVFGGSINLKPEDFERSLDALLGNLASLRQQSLVSLDQRLDYYHGSAIRQFILVATVFGGLLLAALYLFICLQASIRRSTSGITLLAEALRDGNLSLQVPVQGRDELAAISTSLNVAVVQLRNSLLGVDHETLQLSNAVRTLNDHSSGALGEVEAQQLQISQIAAAATQLAATSQGVAQSCEQASGSAQHTQRIAADSSRDSQRTTASIQQLNQRLNDTAAALGRVSEQGQQIQLVVDTIRGVAEQTNLLALNAAIEAARAGEQGRGFAVVADEVRSLSQRTQSSTAQIAGTVDSLRSTVNEAVSLMEAACDQAQSDAQAVTGLGERLGEIASAVQSVTDTLAQIATAVEEQASTADEVSGNIQQVDQAAVRLLEGARAVNLAADTLSQGSMALSANTGRFQLS, encoded by the coding sequence ATGCAGGCTTTTTTATCACCGGGGATCGGGCTGCTGGGGCGTTTCGGCTTCGCGCGCAAATTTCAGCTGCTGTTTCTGTTGTTTATCCTGCCGCTGGCGGGCAGCTTGTGGATGATCGGCCAGGACTATCGTGACAAGTTGAACCTGATCTCCGGCGAACGCGCCGGGGTCCGGCAATTGATTGCCCTGGATGCGCTCGACAACTTGCTCGCCGCCCAGCGTGACCGCGCCGCTCGCTGGCGCGCCACCGAAACCAATCGCCAGCCGACACCCGCAACCATCGCGGCGATGGCAGCGTTCGACACGGTTCAGCCGGCCGTGGCCCAAGCCACCACGGATTTGGGCAATGCCCTGAAAACCGAAGGTGCCGAGGGCGAGACCCTCGCCCGCTATCAAGCCCTGCAAAGCGCCCTCAGCGGCCTGGATTCGAAAAGCCTGAGCAGCGTCGGTTGGTGGCCGGACGGCTACGATCGCTTCACCAATGCCTTGAGCGCCCTGCAAGCCTTGCGCGAACAAATCGCCATGGACAATCGCCTGACCCTCGCGTCATGGCTGGAAACTTATCTGCTGACGCAGATCTCCACTCAACACGCACCGGACCTGATCGAACGGGTTGGTCGCCTCGCCGCGGTTGGTCAGGCGTCGGTGGTGTCCGGGCAGTTCACCCTGCAAAGCCGCCTGCAATTGCGGGACTTGCGCAGCCGCATCGGTGACGCTCGGGAACAGCTGGTGAAAACTGGCAGCCTGCTGGAAGCGCGCCTGCCCAGCGCCTTGGAAACCTGGGCAGGGCAATACCACGACAGCCTCAAGCAGCTGGATGCCGTTTTGAAAGTGCTGGACGACGGCGTCTTCGGTGGCAGCATCAACCTAAAACCCGAAGACTTCGAACGCAGTCTCGACGCCCTCCTCGGTAACCTTGCCTCGCTGCGCCAGCAATCGTTGGTTTCGCTGGATCAACGGCTGGATTATTACCACGGCTCAGCCATCCGCCAGTTCATCCTGGTGGCGACAGTTTTTGGCGGCCTGCTGCTGGCCGCGCTGTACCTGTTCATCTGTCTACAGGCCTCGATCCGTCGCAGCACCAGCGGTATCACTCTGTTGGCCGAAGCACTGCGTGACGGCAATCTGAGCCTGCAAGTCCCGGTGCAGGGCCGCGACGAACTGGCGGCGATCAGCACCTCGCTTAACGTCGCGGTGGTACAACTGCGCAACAGTTTGCTGGGGGTCGATCACGAAACCCTGCAGTTGAGCAACGCGGTGCGCACGCTCAACGATCACTCCAGCGGTGCCCTTGGCGAAGTCGAAGCCCAGCAGTTGCAGATCAGCCAGATTGCCGCAGCCGCCACGCAATTGGCCGCCACCTCCCAAGGGGTCGCTCAGAGTTGCGAACAGGCGTCTGGCAGCGCTCAGCACACCCAGCGCATCGCCGCCGACAGCAGCCGCGACAGCCAACGCACGACAGCAAGTATTCAGCAGCTCAATCAACGGTTGAACGACACCGCGGCGGCACTGGGTCGGGTCAGCGAGCAAGGGCAGCAGATTCAATTGGTGGTCGATACCATTCGCGGCGTGGCCGAGCAGACCAACCTGCTGGCCCTCAACGCCGCCATCGAGGCCGCACGGGCCGGCGAGCAAGGTCGCGGCTTTGCGGTGGTGGCCGATGAAGTGCGCAGCCTGTCGCAACGCACCCAGTCCTCCACCGCGCAGATCGCCGGCACCGTCGACAGCCTGCGCAGCACCGTGAACGAAGCGGTCAGCCTGATGGAAGCCGCCTGCGACCAGGCGCAATCGGATGCGCAAGCCGTCACCGGTCTCGGCGAACGCCTGGGGGAAATCGCCAGCGCGGTGCAAAGCGTCACCGACACCCTGGCGCAAATCGCCACCGCCGTCGAAGAGCAAGCGAGCACCGCCGATGAAGTCAGCGGCAACATCCAGCAAGTCGATCAGGCGGCGGTACGCTTGCTCGAAGGCGCGCGGGCGGTGAACCTCGCCGCAGACACCTTGAGCCAGGGCAGCATGGCCTTGAGTGCGAATACCGGGAGATTTCAGCTCAGTTGA
- a CDS encoding lipopolysaccharide biosynthesis protein, whose amino-acid sequence MSAKINIRDLDECRNIHKGAVFIVASGGSAKDFHPEEFADVPMITMNGAISKFIGTGVKPFFYACTDKDFPEQQPELFSQAMRLSERVALWEDHVQNLSIAPKGKVFLLNKAPKLSWGALVGADKELIRNRNFLKRRNRRIGFSKNLKRGFFDARTVAYLALQIAYHAGFNKVVMVGVDLNQAASRFYEEKSTVVSPCGLDQHFHTRILPSFEIVARKIISDRFHVYNLSNSSRIPADIIPRIHPDELDACVHGLGFFDSMKHLVNY is encoded by the coding sequence ATGAGTGCCAAAATTAATATTCGTGACTTGGACGAGTGTCGCAATATTCATAAAGGTGCTGTCTTTATCGTCGCCTCGGGAGGGTCTGCCAAAGACTTTCATCCTGAGGAGTTCGCTGACGTCCCTATGATTACAATGAATGGGGCAATCTCAAAGTTTATCGGGACCGGCGTGAAGCCTTTTTTCTATGCCTGTACCGATAAAGATTTTCCCGAGCAGCAACCTGAATTGTTCTCCCAAGCCATGCGTCTTAGTGAGCGAGTCGCCTTATGGGAGGACCATGTTCAGAATCTATCGATTGCGCCCAAGGGGAAGGTGTTTTTGCTGAACAAGGCGCCAAAGCTTTCCTGGGGCGCGCTTGTTGGTGCAGATAAAGAGCTGATAAGAAATCGTAATTTTCTCAAGCGTCGCAATCGGCGCATCGGTTTCAGTAAAAACCTGAAACGAGGCTTCTTCGATGCGCGCACTGTTGCCTATTTAGCTCTGCAAATCGCCTATCATGCGGGCTTCAACAAAGTGGTGATGGTGGGGGTTGATCTTAATCAAGCTGCCAGCCGATTTTATGAAGAGAAAAGCACCGTAGTTTCTCCTTGTGGGCTGGATCAGCATTTTCACACCAGGATTTTGCCGTCGTTCGAGATAGTAGCGAGGAAAATAATCAGTGATCGATTCCACGTCTACAATCTTTCCAATTCCTCAAGAATTCCCGCCGACATTATCCCCCGGATACATCCGGATGAGCTTGATGCCTGTGTGCATGGCTTGGGATTCTTCGATTCCATGAAACATCTTGTAAATTATTAG